The genomic interval CACCCGTGCTGGATGGTCTCCCGCTGCCGCCGCCTACTCCCTGATCGGTCTCTTTTTGGCCGGCGTCATTGTCATTCGGTTCCTGTCtgcgcttcttcatcgtTATATTCCCTCCCACGTCGTCGGCTGTGCTCATAGTCATGAGCCGGATGCAAACTCTGCCGACCCGGAACGCGGCCACGGTCACCATCATGCACATCACTCAGaagatcatcatggctggACCGAGCGGACACCTTTGCTGGCGCGGGCGAGCAAATCCAGTCCCGCGGCACCACATGCGGGATCTGAGGCACATTCCCACTCTGCCGTTTTCCCTGCCGGAACTTGGCGCGTACGTTTGGGACGGCGCTTAAGTCGTATGGTGGGCGTCAAAACGCAGTGTGATAAGGACGGCCCCTGTTATGGCTTTTCGCAGACATGTGGTGCCGAATGCTCGAAGACTCTAATTGCCCCTGAGGTCTCTGTCGCGGATGATACTGGTGTCCACACCATCCCCGTGAGTGTGGACATTGAACGGGTGGATGTTCCAGAAGAAGACTTATCGGTCTCCAACCACACACATCACAAACTGGGGGactcatcttcctcgaccCCTCGTAATGAAATATCTGAATACTTGACCTCGTCTGCGGGAGATGCGGATGGCACGTCCAAAACGCAAGTGCCTGGAAgccagcatcaccaccatgtACCGCAAAATGCCTTCTTGTCGATCGGTCTGCAGACCTCGATAGCGATCGCTCTTCACAAATTGCCCGAGGGCTTCATCACCTATGCTACCAACCATGCTAGCCCAAAACTTGGTCTGACCGTTTTTCTTGCCCTTTTCATCCACAATATCAGCGAAGGCTTTGCCATGGCACTGCCTCTTTATCTAGCCCTTCAGTCACGCGGCAAAGCGATTTTCTGGTCCAGCCTTCTGGGCGGTGTCAGCCAACCGGCCGGTGCAGGTCTCGCAGTCCTTTGGATCTGGGGCGCTGGACGAACCGGTAGCCCCGG from Aspergillus flavus chromosome 7, complete sequence carries:
- a CDS encoding putative integral membrane protein; the protein is MAASNDVRGWIMSGVSGVACILGSAVICVDVLLRHFSRGKGFQIVNNNAFLSASLCLSAGVMLFTSLYSMLPTSKEYLTRAGWSPAAAAYSLIGLFLAGVIVIRFLSALLHRYIPSHVVGCAHSHEPDANSADPERGHGHHHAHHSEDHHGWTERTPLLARASKSSPAAPHAGSEAHSHSAVFPAGTWRVRLGRRLSRMVGVKTQCDKDGPCYGFSQTCGAECSKTLIAPEVSVADDTGVHTIPVSVDIERVDVPEEDLSVSNHTHHKLGDSSSSTPRNEISEYLTSSAGDADGTSKTQVPGSQHHHHVPQNAFLSIGLQTSIAIALHKLPEGFITYATNHASPKLGLTVFLALFIHNISEGFAMALPLYLALQSRGKAIFWSSLLGGVSQPAGAGLAVLWIWGAGRTGSPGDDADSSWAVYGGMFAATAGVMTSVALQLFSEGLGLTHNRGMSIGFAIAGMGIMGLSFALTA